ATTAAGGGTATAAATAAACGCCTTTTGCATTGCCATCCAAGCAGAAACAGAACTATATGAAGCATTGTAGATAAATAATGCTTCAAGTTGAGATGAGGCTtgtaaattatagttatttattattaaaacgaaacGTTTTTGAACTGAGGGTAACATTGCGTTATGAAAGACTGGAATTAGTCGTTATGGGAAGGAAAGCAGCATGCCTCTCATTTGttgaattattattgaaaaggGTTACATTTCAGTACACATGCTCATTGGTTACAAGGAAATtacaaatgttttgtaatacaaTTCATGTCAATAATATTCGAGCACAAAATTATGAATAGTATTGAACACGAATTTATCTACTTTGAAATATTTGAGatttatgcaataaataaattggagtCACAAATGAAAGGTTAATAGATGTTCTAAAGTTTGGACTTGGATGAACATGTATTGTTGAGATTTcagttttgataaataaataaccagtGACGAGAAAACTATTgtactaatatattattacctaGTTGATCAAAGTTATAATGATCAATCAGTGATTTTGTGatctaataaatatattttaggctgtatattaaataaattgttattgttttaaagagaaattagattttgtttgtcTCTGATCAACTCTATTTCTCTTTGAGATTGAAAGGGCGACCTGTCGACAATTTACATTCCATTAACTGGTACAAGTGATTGAATCTCTCCAATTTATTGGAATGACGATTCAATCAACACAATTTTAAGTCTCCTTTATGTTTTATTCTAATGTAAAATTGTCTAGACActacgaataaataaatatacggCCGCAGAAGAGTAATATCATCATATCaattaatgtattataattattttatgcaatacaaatgttatatttaatattgaatctaATTTAtagttgattaaatattttaatgtgataaTAAACTTAGATTTCGATTGTTTGTACAAACTAGagcttttaatgtttcttttatagcaatgtactaaaattttaattttaaattaaagttgtttAGGTTCTGCTTTGATATTTGCACTGTtgaatatgcaaataaataaaagtcgCACTCtgatttgttaaatattacaaacataattaagttaCCTGTAAAaaaatttgttcttattttgttatttaatacagTCGTAGGTAAAGTAATTCAGCCAAATACACTTGAAGTTGTTTTAGaaattttctgtatttttacaCATAACTGTATTCATGTAACTTATTGTTGATTGTAACATAGctttatatttacttgtaagATACGATTGcattcattaaataaatcggaatatattcgttttgttttagtaaaaccTATAATGCTGAAACACTTACAACTATCAAAGGTGAAAAGGAAACACAAAGCTGTTTTTTTGAACATAAGTTtaattcaaaaaatgttttactttttgtcatttttaacttATTGTCTCCGGTAGGGTCCGAAGATAgacgggcaatcccgataaatacgcgtgggaCAACCGTTTTACTATACTAACTATGAAATAGAaggttaataattataatcagtctTCATCGTAACTAGTGCTTCTTCTTAATGTGCACCTTGAGGTACCGCAGCTGCGCGAAGCGGCGGCCGCACGTGTCGCAGGCGTGGTCCCCGCGCGCGTGCGTGGCGGCGTGGCGCAGCAGGTCGGCGCGCACGCTGAAGGCGCGCGGGCAGCGCGCGCAGGCGTGCGGCCGCGTGCCCGCGTGGCGCGCCGCGTGCCGCCGCAGCGCCGCGCGCCAGCGGAACGCGCGCCCGCACGCCGCGCACGCCCACGCCTTGTGCGCGCCGTGCGTCTGCGCGTGGATGTACAGGCTGGCGTTGGAGCGGAAGCGCTTGTCGCACAGCGCGCAGGCGTAGCGGCTGTCGGCCGAGTGCAGCGCGGCGTGCTGCGCGAGGCCCGCGCGCGTGGCGAAGCGCCGCCCGCACGCCGCGCACGCGTGCTCGCGGCTGCGCGCGTGCACGTACTTCATGTGGTAGAAGTAGCTGGACGACGCGCGGTACTCCTTGCCGCAGATGGGGCACTTGCGGAGCTTCTGGTGCGGCTTTGTCTTGGAGGCCTTCGCATCTGCTGCACTGGCGTCGTTCCCGTCATGCCCGTCCTCAGCCTGATCGCTGGTCTCGTTCTCATTCGCTACGGTACTGTGCGAGGCCTGGCTGGCACTCTCGTCCCCCGGCGAGGGCGGCGCCTCCTCCTCCGCCGGCTGGCTGTCCTGCGTGTCCTCAATGGCTTCGAACACTGACTCGGGCAGTGGACCGAAGCCATACTCCGTATCACTGTGGTCTGAGAACTCATTTGTTTGATTTTCCTTATTATAGTCCAAGTCTTGTGCAGGAGTCTCCCTCTCAGTTTTTGAGGGTGGAGTACTTTCACTAgcgttttgtttatgtttattatcaGTCTCCTCCTTCCGCTTCTTGGTCCTCTTCCGCCGCGGAGTCTCCTGCGGCTCGGGCTTGTCGCGGGCCGCGTAGACCGCGGCGTGTTGCGCTATGTGCACGAGGAAGTCCTTCCGGTCGATGTATCCGCTGCACTCCTCGCAGTGGAACAGCAGGTCCGCGTGCTCCACCACCAGGTGCTTGCGGTACTCGGCGGGCTCGGGCCTCGCGCCGCAGAAGGGGCAGGCGCGGGCGGGACGGTACTGCGGCGGGGGGGCGGGGGGCCTGCAAACAAACAACCACCGTGGATAACCAGATACAAACAATTctgaaataattgtgtttagattattttatacctTTGTAGGAGTTTGCACCCGAGGGTGTTAAGTATAACAGATGTTGAGATCTAATGGCGATGTGACGATACAGAATTGTGGTATAAAATGCAATTGTCTCTCGCGTGTCGGTGTGCCAGGTAGGTCATGAGTAAATCGGTATTCCACAATCTTGGTTTGTTGCTAAGGTGTCAACCGATGATTCCTTGTTTACGGACAAGATAACTCGAACTTGTGCGAGCTTCTCATTTGCGAATTCTAGCATTTTCCTTAAAAACTGTGAGGCATTATCATTTTCCAAGTTTAGTCGGCTGATGAGCTTTGGAAACTTTTTACCTCTGATTTGTCATCGGCTTCGAGCAAGTATTGTTTGACTTTTTTGTCATATTTCCTTGTTGCGAGTCAGTTGTAAAGTATATAAGACAAATGTTGTAAGTCGACCGTCTGCCCGTCTTCTATCACGGATTCCTGTCGAATGAATCAAGCTCGGGGAATTTCCCTTCAATAAGGTAAAAGCCGCGACTGCATGAATACTGTGCTCACGTCTTAATTCATCTCTGTCTGGATCTTAGCTTGTTGTTCTTCAGATATAGGTCAAGTGGGGGTTTGCATCAAAGGGAAGTGTTAAGTGAAACAGCGGTTGAGATCTAATGGCGATTTATTTGCTGAGCAGCTGATATTTATACCGGTGTTGGACAATGATAACAAATCATGCGACATCTCTCTTTATTCGCCGCTTCTCGTCCATGCCT
The Trichoplusia ni isolate ovarian cell line Hi5 chromosome 23, tn1, whole genome shotgun sequence DNA segment above includes these coding regions:
- the LOC113505008 gene encoding oocyte zinc finger protein XlCOF15-like, which gives rise to MMFEAIEDTQDSQPAEEEAPPSPGDESASQASHSTVANENETSDQAEDGHDGNDASAADAKASKTKPHQKLRKCPICGKEYRASSSYFYHMKYVHARSREHACAACGRRFATRAGLAQHAALHSADSRYACALCDKRFRSNASLYIHAQTHGAHKAWACAACGRAFRWRAALRRHAARHAGTRPHACARCPRAFSVRADLLRHAATHARGDHACDTCGRRFAQLRYLKVHIKKKH